In Aegilops tauschii subsp. strangulata cultivar AL8/78 chromosome 3, Aet v6.0, whole genome shotgun sequence, one genomic interval encodes:
- the LOC120976911 gene encoding uncharacterized protein, which yields MACPFCRMPGGPCSSVDSSVDGFSVVLDRRCWRRVYVPCSVRVHLARYIEECRALAIRRGDEDTDLAFQCNEGYLYGVLFSHGRLRSKFHGPSWERLVSDYGVRPRDIMTIRLEHYGTWIGIDFYHVGRGDALSPLPSVALDGLSDSEMELVGSCYYTHGVVLNYQQMYFMRCQLFNDVYIPCCPFVHRIDSMNVNGHHMVIPGIVVRSLKEFVTFPRTGVLTLEVTLESGDDDEGNMP from the exons ATGGCTTGTCCTTTTTGCCGTATGCCTGGTGGCCCGTGTTCTTCTGTTGATTCTTCTGTAGATGGGTTCAGTGTGGTCCTGGATCGGCGTTGTTGGAGGCGTGTT TATGTTCCGTGCAGTGTTAGAGTTCATCTTGCTCGTTACATCGAGGAGTGTAGGGCTTTAGCCATAAGGAGGGGTGACGAAGATACTGATCTTGCTTTTCAGTGCAATGAGGGTTATTTGTATGGTGTCCTATTTAGTCATGGTCGGTTGAGGAGCAAATTCCATGGTCCTTCCTGGGAACGATTGGTCAGTGATTATGGTGTTCGTCCTCGTGATATAATGACCATTAGGCTTGAACATTATGGAACATGGATTGGTATTGATTTTTATCATGTTGGTCGTGGAGATGCGTTGTCTCCTTTACCGTCTGTTG CTCTTGATGGTTTGAGCGACTCCGAGATGGAACTTGTTGGGAGTTGTTATTACACCCATGGTGTTGTTCTTAATTATCAGCAGATGTATTTCATGAGGTGTCAACTCTTTAATGATGTCTACATACCCTGTTGTCCTTTTGTTCACAGGATTGATTCCATGAATGTTAATGGTCATCATATG GTTATTCCTGGTATTGTTGTGAGGAGTTTGAAGGAGTTTGTGACTTTTCCTAGGACTGGCGTTTTAACCCTTGAAGTTACTTTGGAATCTGGTGATgatgatgaaggaaatatgccctag